The Actinomadura sp. WMMB 499 genome includes a window with the following:
- a CDS encoding acyl carrier protein — MTNESAENAGTDDFADIDEDVRVLADDLLLVIGTEPPDAPIGPGSTFFEDIGLESIEFAALAGRLRARHGDRVDLTEIVAGLDIDEFADLTVADLARHIAAARHEEPHD, encoded by the coding sequence TTGACGAACGAGAGCGCCGAGAACGCCGGCACCGACGACTTCGCCGACATCGACGAGGACGTCCGGGTACTGGCCGACGACCTCCTTCTCGTGATCGGTACGGAGCCGCCGGACGCGCCCATCGGGCCCGGCAGCACCTTCTTCGAGGACATCGGCCTGGAGAGCATCGAGTTCGCCGCGCTCGCCGGCCGGCTGCGCGCCCGCCACGGCGACCGGGTCGACCTCACCGAGATCGTCGCCGGACTCGACATCGACGAGTTCGCGGACCTGACCGTCGCGGATCTGGCCCGGCACATCGCCGCGGCGCGCCACGAGGAGCCGCATGACTGA
- a CDS encoding DUF6191 domain-containing protein, which translates to MKSPFRRRKRVKGRPMGNRPEPAEPEAVDWPHEGTGKTSLMGAIRGDGETGAGFGGGMFEDLAAAFEGSRKVKQEEQERQKLLREDDHKQAGSGRDDLDSGKIRIRRTGSAEPGSDGPSTPE; encoded by the coding sequence GTGAAGTCACCCTTTCGCCGCCGTAAGCGCGTCAAGGGCCGCCCGATGGGGAACCGGCCCGAACCCGCCGAACCCGAGGCCGTCGACTGGCCCCACGAGGGGACCGGCAAGACGTCCCTGATGGGCGCCATCCGCGGCGACGGCGAGACCGGCGCCGGGTTCGGCGGCGGCATGTTCGAGGACCTCGCCGCCGCCTTCGAGGGCTCCCGGAAGGTCAAGCAGGAGGAGCAGGAGCGGCAGAAGCTGCTGCGCGAGGACGACCACAAGCAGGCGGGTTCCGGGCGCGACGACCTGGACTCGGGCAAGATCCGCATCCGCCGGACCGGTTCCGCGGAGCCGGGTTCGGACGGGCCGTCCACCCCGGAGTAG
- a CDS encoding glycosyltransferase: MSARRVQVPSILGEPGIRAETPKRRFLFAVPPVARHVAPAVAVAAELAGRGHKVAWTGDRTVLEPLLRPGSRIYSAGDDAFTAHLRETRAGRLRLRGPAALRSHWEDVVVPLGHAMLPGVDTAIDRFRPDALVCDQQVLAGPVAARLRGLPWATAAVTPAEFARPLAATPLLERWVRDQIGDFQLDHGIEDLLDLRFSDHLVLVFSTGALVGDVSFFPDHFAFVGPAPGRPAAGAFPWERLDGRPAVLVSPGTPDGPAGERFLRAAADAVGDLDVQAVFVAPPGTIADTPPNVLVREHVPRAKLLERMSAVVCRGGFDTVAESLAQGLPMVLAPVRDDEPVLAGQVERAGAGIPVRHARATPGELRAALGEVLTDPAYREAAGRVRDSFAAAGGAAEAADRLEKLA, translated from the coding sequence ATGAGCGCCCGCCGCGTCCAGGTACCGTCCATCCTCGGCGAGCCGGGCATCCGGGCCGAGACGCCCAAGCGCCGGTTCCTGTTCGCGGTGCCGCCCGTCGCCCGGCACGTCGCCCCGGCCGTCGCGGTCGCCGCCGAACTCGCCGGGCGCGGCCACAAGGTCGCCTGGACGGGCGACCGCACCGTCCTCGAACCGCTGCTGCGCCCCGGCTCCCGCATCTACTCGGCGGGCGACGACGCGTTCACCGCGCACCTGCGCGAGACCCGTGCGGGACGGCTACGGCTGCGCGGTCCCGCCGCGCTGCGGTCCCACTGGGAGGACGTCGTCGTCCCGCTCGGCCACGCGATGCTGCCGGGCGTCGACACCGCGATCGACCGGTTCCGCCCGGACGCGCTGGTCTGCGACCAGCAGGTCCTCGCCGGGCCCGTCGCGGCCCGGCTGCGGGGACTGCCGTGGGCGACCGCGGCGGTGACGCCCGCCGAGTTCGCCCGCCCGCTCGCCGCGACGCCGCTGCTCGAGCGGTGGGTCCGCGACCAGATCGGCGACTTCCAGCTCGACCACGGCATCGAGGACCTGCTCGACCTGCGGTTCTCCGACCACCTCGTGCTGGTGTTCTCCACCGGTGCGCTCGTCGGGGACGTCTCGTTCTTCCCCGACCACTTCGCGTTCGTCGGGCCCGCGCCGGGCCGTCCCGCCGCCGGCGCGTTCCCGTGGGAGCGGCTGGACGGCCGTCCCGCCGTCCTGGTCTCGCCCGGGACGCCCGACGGCCCGGCGGGAGAGCGGTTCCTGCGCGCCGCCGCCGACGCCGTCGGCGACCTGGACGTGCAGGCGGTGTTCGTCGCCCCGCCCGGGACGATCGCCGACACGCCGCCGAACGTGCTGGTGCGCGAGCACGTCCCGCGCGCGAAGCTGCTCGAGCGGATGTCGGCGGTCGTGTGCCGGGGCGGCTTCGACACCGTCGCCGAGTCGCTCGCGCAGGGGCTGCCGATGGTGCTCGCGCCCGTCCGGGACGACGAGCCCGTGCTCGCGGGGCAGGTCGAGCGGGCCGGTGCCGGGATCCCGGTGCGGCACGCCCGCGCCACCCCCGGGGAGCTGCGCGCGGCGCTCGGCGAGGTCCTCACCGACCCCGCGTACCGGGAGGCCGCGGGGCGCGTCCGGGACTCGTTCGCCGCGGCCGGGGGAGCGGCCGAGGCCGCCGACCGCCTGGAGAAACTCGCCTGA